Proteins from one Chelonia mydas isolate rCheMyd1 chromosome 14, rCheMyd1.pri.v2, whole genome shotgun sequence genomic window:
- the LOC102933397 gene encoding LOW QUALITY PROTEIN: acetylcholinesterase (The sequence of the model RefSeq protein was modified relative to this genomic sequence to represent the inferred CDS: substituted 1 base at 1 genomic stop codon) has protein sequence MLGLLPMLLCLLLLSLPGPSSGSNDDGTVVLTTTGPIRGKRLPVSSRRVTVFLGIPYAEPPVGALRFQKPIPHQPWSHVLEATSFGSACLQPPLTGYPEAETFTPKTPQSEDCLFLNIWVSHPRPHTPVPVIVWIHGRGFFSGAASLDLDNGSFLAATTKVIVTSMNYQLGALGFLSLPPDTTGNAGLWDQRLAMHWLRDNAAAFGGDPAHFIFAEQDAGAASVGFHLLSPGSQPLFTSTVLVSGTLNTPWAXISLEEAKERGQRLGRQLGCSNGNSMALVGCLQGKKAGEFPKHEFSVLSRKKQLGLPFVLTPDRDFLPDTPPRLLQAEHSQPMPIVAGFAASEGSDILLFAAPRFNLENSSNIGWEELLYVVRLIAPGAPEEAVQAMAQRYSQEGEEQGEGQYRWAMDQIFGDYVFVCPVAEVARREAEAGSPVYTYHFTHRTSSLTVPEWTGVPPGSELPYLFRTPASVVGANHTEAEVALSHKVMQYAEVFDSAGKPMVGEGSGKQWPTYDPAKQNFERISLKPPKAERALPASCCEFLASLLSEKPKVPGADLPSLGGRD, from the exons ATGCTTGGACTCCTTCCCATGCTCCTCTGCCTGCTCCTCCTTTCCCTGCCGGGCCCCAGCTCTGGTTCCAATGATGATGGCACCGTGGTGCTCACCACCACCGGCCCCATCCGGGGCAAGCGCCTCCCGGTCAGCTCCAGAAGAGTGACAGTCTTCTTGGGCATCCCCTACGCTGAGCCCCCTGTGGGGGCCTTGCGCTTCCAGAAGCCAATTCCCCACCAGCCCTGGAGCCACGTCCTGGAGGCCACCAGCTTCGGCAGTGCCTGCCTCCAGCCTCCACTTACTGGTTACCCTGAGGCTGAAACGTTCACACCCAAAACGCCGCAGTCCGAAGACTGCCTCTTCCTCAACATCTGGGTATcccatccccggccccacacacCGGTCCCTGTCATTGTTTGGATCCATGGCCGGGGGTTCTtctcaggtgcagcctcactagACCTCGATAATGGGAGCTTCTTAGCTGCCACCACAAAAGTGATTGTGACCTCCATGAACTaccagctgggggctctgggcttcctgtccctgcccccggaCACCACGGGGAATGCCGGCCTGTGGGACCAGCGCTTGGCAATGCACTGGCTGCGGGACAATGCAGCCGCCTTCGGCGGGGACCCAGCCCATTTCATATTCGCTGAACAGGATGCTGGGGCTGCGTCCGTCGGCTTCCACCTTCTCTCCCCAGGGAGCCAGCCCCTCTTCACCAGCACCGTCCTGGTGAGTGGCACCCTGAACACACCATGGGCTTAGATTTCACTTGAGGAGGCCAAGGAGAGAGGCCAGAGGCTGGGCCGGCAACTGGGCTGCTCCAATGGTAACAGCATGGCCCTTGTGGGCTGCCTGCAGGGGAAGAAAGCAGGGGAATTCCCCAAACACGAGTTCTCCGTCTTGAGCCGCAAGAAGCAGCTGGGATTGCCCTTTGTGCTAACACCAGACCGGGATTTCCTCCCTGATACACCACCAAGACTCTTGCAGGCTGAGCACAGCCAGCCGATGCCCATCGTGGCCGGTTTCGCCGCCAGTGAAGGCTCCGACATATTGCTATTTGCTGCCCCGAGATTCAACTTGGAGAATTCCAGCAACATCGGCTGGGAGGAGCTGCTGTATGTTGTGAGGCTGATAGCGCCCGGGGCACCAGAAGAGGCCGTCCAGGCCATGGCACAGAGATacagccaggagggggaggagcagggggaagggcagtACCGATGGGCCATGGATCAAATCTTTGGTGACTACGTCTTTGTGTGCCCGGTAGCAGAGGTGGCTAGGCGAGAGGCAGAGGCCGGCAGTCCTGTCTACACCTACCACTTCACCCACCGCACTAGCAGCTTGACTGTACCTGAGTGGACAGGGGTGCCACCTGGCTCTGAGCTGCCCTACCTGTTCAGAACCCCGGCATCCGTGGTAGGAGCCAACCACACGGAGGCTGAGGTAGCGCTGAGCCACAAGGTGATGCAGTATGCTGAGGTGTTTGACAGCGCCGG GAAACCCATGGTGGGAGAGGGCagcgggaagcagtggcccacCTACGACCCCGCAAAGCAGAACTTTGAGCGCATCAGCCTGAAGCCGCCCAAAGCTGAGAGGGCATTACCCGCCTCATGCTGTGAA